Proteins from a single region of Spodoptera frugiperda isolate SF20-4 chromosome 8, AGI-APGP_CSIRO_Sfru_2.0, whole genome shotgun sequence:
- the LOC118275281 gene encoding probable Rho GTPase-activating protein CG5521 isoform X1, with the protein MFTKKSHQDVKKSTVKIQDSKKDSATRLKHLKIVLEHFDTDEAKNYFEGNFSHVYFILYDNFIQAENNLRQRELPFHLVHKAGREELEGALSLLDKVLCLLPELIGKRWQLHSLTRIFSKLLHSGNSQKLRAEAIRYFLLWYQALGDNAPNEVHKMFATLVPGMPEPTLMPIGSPLKPNITANETHGSGDFSIEDIMHHPNFNSAADNAKKVVVEQTPTGIMGKIANVSASIFHDTNALNPVQSVEIQPLLPPSANEKAVDNETKYFFDILLDGMATSVTKIQWRDRCHTKAMRCFAFLLEKFKIYYLPVICPQFNVKNSLYKPNLELPVQHNILEDDYVLCRVTLIKWVASYAHFMKKQGSDGGQPSSMTSTGSHMPHSNTPTPATSLHHEEETSFTVGHPSDSSRASSHDSASNTPHPSLESGSGVFEELSSELVVRDVLCCSSREHVDFTIEVLRQAFLLPFSHAAAVRRVIALYKDWIQMNVAEMPPFLMENTFEQQGGGEPAIPPRRLRNDSYLGAVGRDNIMVRAGLQNVLQIFMTQAANVFLASASPVAPPGALNQQQLLEEQTDTCKRVLNIYRYMVMHVAMDANTWEQLLLVLLQITSLVLTKVPPKRKQESLGGFLAPALFQTLIVTWIKANLNVAVKPELWQNFMELLTRLTHWEDLIKEWAKTMETLTRVLARHVYSLDLSESSAERGRGGRRLPPAPAPPRPALAHHAAIALSTHTTRTPGKSPKSGHEPHPRKETSTRRQLTRSRSDPHLGKQIQTHTETKEPTNDKTRRWYSLDSLRNSSQHEERDSASGSRSPSPAPSSGVESSSIKDSPLQIDLASDGGNVVGSLDIGLPEWTENESGESLGGAGGGEGVGVVMGGRARGWLPDVAAVLWRRMLAALGDPNLLRDPHAHANLYNYLIHLNSTLLKISANQTLNGNTEIHVPFNLVAGWCLEAEALPPSHRAGKLLALRLLCESTQAQGPGAPSSCNNRLHLAHLHLYQRALHHGLTGEDRSVVDVLVEHAAPRYLSLALDGYSLLLLDFVHASTVVLNSSDMGPSCPRTAAVTFLGSLLSLPDGLMNAPMLQPYPHQYNTVSCPDLKEHVLNIVVRVCRREGGAAARCAGACALTAHVCHLLDTRATAPRLPSYVTCLLQMLMMKNKNIAKVVSDCVLALADYTDRIVELYPGLAGKIIKWICACLAQISPSSSRDSVKPLAGSLLLCLAEFAVRCGPTYLMQEKDGDQTLLLMIFKVLYAVMKGTNGSDIEGLSLPVDEDFDPNIQLDNLGPKTTPASTIDVKLWAQTICTQLVLFLGHWPLWTGWQVSSSVCEQHDSPALGGELGPAVLAAPHLQMLRLSDSTLASFIELPALDMPAATTPGLMTSDKQARVLLRDIAGKACWDASALYYDPSVTSTETIEPLELPDTDECPRDNTLSSLPPPLPPDLLPDYKNCPPDKHQLDHVLAYIGHTSPEVVCGRRLDEAGPSPLPPGAEDELVATLVAHRNSERHYLATRDSTSCSYEEDEAPLSAAGVGARPFGVCRALAAQLGTLAPARRTHAHLLRRTDRLLRDLRNLDAQRCRETHKVAVIYVGKGQENRNEILSNRCGSPAYEAFLAALAWEVELESHVGFTGGLRGGGGGGVSAPYVATLTLEALFHVATRMPADTPDAILNKTRHLGNDEVHVVWSEHWRPYKRDTLPTQFCDVLIVLYPLPGGLLRCTVSRKPDVVAFGPLWEECVVRVGCAAALVRAAACCGGRAVRAGLPLYLHAYTERARELAALVAAHSLPTTFEAFVERMRDPVPAGPASHDQGTGRLAAALLDHGASGWSGGGDNHGVSPRPSKRLGPFKRPPQAAAPGPHTAPPLSGPPPLSGPTLLSGPPPLTAPAPGSRRNR; encoded by the exons ATGTTTACCAAGAAATCTCACCAGGATGTTAAGAAATCAACGGTTAAAATACAAGACTCGAAAAAGGATTCAGCAACCCGattaaaacacttaaaaatCGTTTTAG aaCATTTTGACACAGATGAAGCAAAAAATTATTTTGAAGGCAACTTCAGTCATGTATACTTCATACTATATGACAACTTCATCCAGGCTGAAAATAATTTACGACAACGAG AACTTCCATTTCATCTCG TACATAAGGCAGGCAGAGAGGAGCTAGAAGGGGCATTGTCCCTTCTAGACAAAGTACTATGCCTTCTGCCGGAGCTGATCGGGAAAAGATGGCAGTTACACTCATTGACGAGAATATTTTCGAAACTCCTCCATAGCGGGAACTCGCAGAAACTGAGAGCAGAGGCTATAAG ATACTTCCTGCTGTGGTATCAGGCGCTTGGTGACAATGCTCCGAATGAAGTACATAAAATGTTCGCCACTCTCGTGCCCGGCATGCCTGAACCCACCCTAATGCCAATCGGATCTCCTCTGAAACCAAATATTACGGCAAACGAGACCCATGGCTCCGGGGACTTCAGTATAGAGGATATAATGCACCATCCCAACTTCAACTCCGCAGCAGACAATGCTAAAAAGGTCGTGGTTGAACAAACTCCTACAGGAATTATGGGGAAGATAGCCAATGTATCAGCTTCAATATTCCACGACACCAACGCTCTAAACCCAGTCCAAAGTGTAGAGATCCAACCGCTCCTGCCACCAAGTGCCAATGAAAAGGCTGTtgacaatgaaacaaaatatttcttcgATATACTCCTCGATGGAATGGCCACGTCCGTCACGAAGATCCAGTGGAGGGACAGATGTCACACGAAGGCAATGAGATGTTTCGCATTTCTGTTGGAGaaatttaagatttattatttgcCTGTTATCTGTCCACAGTTTAATGTCAAAAATTCGTTGTATAAACCTaatttag AACTGCCAGTCCAACACAACATACTAGAAGACGACTACGTGCTATGCAGAGTAACGTTAATCAAATGGGTAGCAAGTTACGCGCATTTCATGAAGAAGCAAGGCAGTGACGGTGGTCAGCCTTCTTCCATGACCAGCACCGGGTCTCACATGCCCCACTCGAATACTCCTACACCTGCAACTTCGCTACACCATGAGGAAGAAACCTCTTTCACTGTTGGACATCCCTCGGATTCCAGCAGAGCATCGTCTCATGATTCCGCGTCCAATACTCCGCATCCTAGCTTGGAGTCAG GTTCTGGTGTATTTGAAGAGCTAAGTTCGGAGCTAGTAGTGCGTGACGTGCTGTGTTGTTCGTCGCGGGAGCATGTTGACTTCACTATCGAAGTGTTGAGACAAGCCTTCCTACTGCCTTTCTCGCACGCCGCCGCTGTTAGACGCGTCATCGCTTTGTATAAGGATTGGATACAGATGAAC GTGGCAGAAATGCCCCCGTTCCTGATGGAGAACACGTTCGAGCAGCAGGGCGGCGGGGAGCCCGCGATACCGCCGCGGCGCCTGCGCAACGACTCCTACCTCGGTGCTGTTGGACGGGACAATATCATGGTCCGAGCTGGGTTGCAg AACGTGCTACAAATATTCATGACGCAAGCGGCGAACGTGTTCCTAGCGTCCGCCTCGCCAGTGGCGCCACCTGGTGCCCTCAACCAGCAACAGTTGTTGGAGGAACAAACGGACACGTGCAAGCGAGTGCTGAATATCTACAGATACATGGTCATGCATGTCGCTATGGATGCTAATACTTG GGAGCAGTTACTACTGGTGCTATTGCAGATAACATCATTGGTGCTTACTAAAGTGCCACCGAAACGAAAACAAGAGTCTTTAG GAGGGTTTCTGGCACCGGCTTTGTTCCAAACTCTGATAGTGACATGGATCAAGGCGAATTTGAACGTAGCGGTGAAACCCGAGCTGTGGCAGAACTTCATGGAGCTACTCACGAGGCTTACACACTGGGAGGATCTTATCAAGGAGTGGGCG AAAACCATGGAGACATTGACCCGCGTATTAGCGCGGCACGTGTACTCGCTGGACCTGTCGGAGAGCTCGGCGgagcgcgggcgcggcggccggcgcctgccccccgcgcccgcgccgccccgCCCCGCACTGGCGCACCACGCCGCCATCGCACTCTCTACACACACCACACGCACTCCTG GAAAATCACCGAAATCAGGCCATGAACCGCATCCCCGCAAAGAAACAAGCACACGACGACAACTCACGAGGAGTCGCAGTGACCCGCACTTGGGCAAACAGATTCAGACGCATACGG aaaccAAAGAACCAACCAACGACAAGACAAGGAGATGGTATTCTTTAGATTCTTTACGAAACTCATCGCAACACGAGGAGAGAGATTCGGCCAGTG GGTCACGGTCGCCGTCTCCCGCTCCTTCAAGTGGCGTAGAAAGCAGTTCCATCAAAGATTCTCCACTGCAAATAGACTTGGCGTCAGATGGCGGCAATGTCG TAGGTTCATTGGATATCGGTCTGCCAGAATGGACGGAGAACGAGTCGGGGGAGTCGCTAGGCGGTGCGGGTGGGGGGGAGGGGGTGGGGGTTGTGATGGGGGGGCGGGCGAGGGGGTGGCTGCCTGACGTGGCGGCCGTGCTGTGGCGCCGCATGCTGGCCGCGCTGGGGGACCCCAACCTACTGCGGGACCCGCACGCACACGCCAACCTCTACAACTATCTCATACATCTCAACAGTACGCTGCTCAAG ATAAGTGCGAACCAGACGCTCAATGGGAACACGGAGATCCACGTACCGTTCAACTTGGTGGCGGGCTGGTGTCTCGAGGCCGAGGCGCTGCCTCCCTCGCACAG GGCGGGTAAGCTCCTGGCACTGCGTTTACTATGCGAGTCGACGCAGGCGCAGGGCCCGGGCGCGCCCTCCTCCTGCAACAACCGCCTGCATCTCGCACACCTGCACCTTTACCAACGAGCTCTTCATCATG GTCTAACCGGTGAGGATCGCTCAGTGGTAGACGTGTTGGTGGAGCATGCAGCGCCGCGCTACCTGTCGCTGGCGCTGGACGGCTACTCGTTACTGCTACTGGACTTCGTGCACGCCTCCACTGTCGTACTTAACTCTTCCGATATGGGTCCTTCG TGTCCACGCACAGCGGCGGTGACGTTCCTCGGCTCGCTGCTGTCTCTACCGGACGGGCTGATGAACGCGCCCATGTTGCAGCCCTACCCCCACCAATACAACACCGTATCCTGTCCTGACCTCAAG GAGCACGTGCTAAACATAGTAGTGCGAGTATGTCGCCGTGAGggcggggcggcggcgcggtGCGCGGGCGCATGTGCCCTGACGGCGCACGTCTGCCATCTACTGGACACGCGCGCCACCGCGCCGCGTCTGCCTTCATACGTCACCTGCTTGCTGCAGATGCTTATG ATGAAGAACAAGAACATAGCGAAGGTGGTGAGTGACTGCGTTCTGGCGCTCGCTGACTACACGGACAGGATCGTCGAGCTCTACCCCGGACTAGCTG GTAAAATCATCAAGTGGATATGCGCATGTTTAGCGCAGATCTCgcccagtagttccagagactCGGTGAAGCCTTTAGCTGGTTCTCTATTACTGTGCCTGGCTGAGTTCGCGGTGAGATGTGGACCCACTTACCTGATGCAGGAGAAGGATGGAGACCAGACACTGCTGCTTATGATATTTAAG gTACTATACGCTGTGATGAAAGGCACTAATGGATCTGACATAGAAGGCCTGTCGCTGCCCGTGGACGAGGACTTCGACCCGAACATACAGCTGGACAACCTGGGACCAAAGACAACGCCCGCCTCTACTATAGACGTCAAATTATGGGCACAAACG ATATGCACCCAGCTGGTCCTGTTCCTGGGCCACTGGCCGCTGTGGACCGGCTGGCAGGTGTCGTCGTCGGTGTGCGAGCAACACGACAGCCCGGCGCTGGGCGGCGAGCTGGGGCCCGCCGTGCTGGCCGCGCCGCATCTGCAGATGCTGCGCCTTAGTGACTCTACGCTCGCCTCCTTTATAGAACTGCCCGCCTTGGACATGCCTGCCGCTACCACGCCTG GTCTAATGACATCGGACAAGCAGGCGCGAGTGTTGCTCCGCGACATAGCGGGCAAGGCGTGCTGGGACGCGTCGGCGCTCTACTACGACCCTTCTGTCACCTCTACGGAAACTATAGAACCGCTGGAGTTGCCCGACAC TGATGAATGTCCAAGAGACAACACACTGTCATCTCTCCCGCCGCCACTACCTCCAGACTTGCTACCGGACTACAAGAACTGCCCGCCGGATAAACATCAATTGGACCAT GTACTAGCATACATCGGTCACACATCCCCCGAGGTGGTGTGTGGGCGGAGACTGGACGAGGCCGGCCCGTCCCCCCTACCCCCCGGGGCTGAGGACGAACTGGTGGCCACGCTGGTAGCACATCGGAATAGTGAACGACATTACTTGGCTACTAGGGACAG TACGTCGTGTAGCTACGAAGAGGACGAAGCCCCGCTGAGCGCGGCGGGCGTGGGCGCGCGGCCCTTCGGCGTGTGTCGCGCGCTGGCCGCGCAGCTGGGCACGCTGGCGCCCGCGCGACGGACGCACGCGCATCTACTGCGCCGCACCGACCGACTGCTGCGGGACCTCAGGAACCTGGACGCGCAGAG ATGTCGTGAGACGCACAAAGTGGCCGTGATATACGTAGGCAAAGGCCAGGAGAACCGCAACGAGATCCTCTCCAATAGATGCGGGAGTCCTGCTTACGAAGCCTTCCTTGCTGCGCTGGCGTGGGAG gTAGAGTTGGAGAGCCACGTTGGGTTTACGGGCGGTCTGCGAggcggcgggggcggcgggGTGAGCGCGCCCTACGTGGCCACGCTGACGCTCGAGGCCTTGTTCCACGTCGCTACCAGGATGCCCGCCGACACACCCGATGCTATCCTCAATAAG ACTCGCCACCTGGGTAACGACGAGGTGCACGTGGTGTGGAGCGAGCACTGGCGGCCGTACAAGCGCGACACGTTGCCCACACAGTTCTGTGACGTGCTCATAGTACTGTATCCGCTGCCCGGAGGACTACTGCGCTGCACCGTGTCTAGGAAACCTGAT GTGGTGGCGTTCGGTCCGCTGTGGGAGGAGTGCGTGGTGCGCGTGGGGTGCGCGGCGGCGCTGGTGCGCGCGGCGGCGTGCTGCGGCGGGCGGGCCGTGCGCGCCGGCCTGCCGCTGTACCTGCACGCCTACACGGAGCGCGCGCGCGAGCTGGCCGCGCTCGTGGCCGCGCACTCGCTGCCCACCACCTTCGAGGCCTTCGTCGAGCGCATGCGCGACCCCGTGCCCGCCGGCCCCGCGTCGCACG ATCAAGGCACGGGTCGACTTGCCGCAGCCTTGCTGGACCACGGCGCTAGTGGTTGGAGTGGAGGTGGAGACAACCATGGCGTATCCCCGCGGCCCTCTAAGCGGCTGGGTCCATTCAAGCGGCCCCCCCAGGCTGCGGCCCCCGGCCCCCACACAGCGCCCCCACTGTCAGGGCCACCCCCACTGTCGGGACCGACCCTTCTGTCAGGGCCGCCCCCTCTCACCGCCCCCGCCCCCGGCTCCCGCCGCAACCGGTGA